From Rhodococcus antarcticus, the proteins below share one genomic window:
- the gyrA gene encoding DNA gyrase subunit A: MTDTTLPPEGPPPGFTDGGSGAARDRVEPVDIQQEMQRSYIDYAMSVIVGRALPDVRDGLKPVHRRVLYAMYDSGFRPDRSYVKCARVVGEVMGNYHPHGDTSIYDTLVRLAQPWSMRYPLIDGQGNFGSPGNDPAAAMRYTESRLTPLAMEMLREITEETVDFSPNYDGKTSEPNVLPSRFPNLLVNGSGGIAVGMATNMPPHNLREVGAAVVWALDNHEADDEATLAACMERVTGPDFPTSALIVGSEGIRDAYTTGRGSVRMRGVVEVEEDARGRTTLVCTELPYQVNPDNLVTSIAEQLRDGKIAGISDIHDESSDRGGMRIVLTLKRDAVAKVVLANLYKHTQLQTSFGVNNLSIVDGVPRTLRLDKMIRLYITHQLDVIVRRTRYRLRKAEERAHILRGLVKALDALDEVIALIRASASAEVARTGLMELLEVDELQAQAILDMQLRRLAALERQRIIDELAEIEVEIADLEDILAKPERQRAIVRDELTEIVDKFGDERRSRIIPADGDVSMEDLIAREDVVVTITETGYAKRTRTDLYRSQKRGGKGVQGAGLKQDDIVSRFFVCSTHDWILFFTTKGRVYRAKAYELPEANRTARGQHVANLLAFQPDERIAQVIQIKNYEVMPYLVLATKGGLVKKSRLTDFDSPRQGGVIAINLREEDELIGAVLCSADDDLLLVSAGGQSIRFSATDEVLRPMGRATSGVLGMRFNGEDALLSLNVVKDGMFLLVATAGGFAKRTAMEDYPVQGRGGKGVLTIQYDRRRGTLVGALIADIDDELYAITSGGGVIRTTAKSVRKAGRQTKGVRLMNLGEGDTLIAIARNADESGEPGDPATELDPGAPTDVEPTPEEQS, from the coding sequence ATGACCGACACCACGCTGCCCCCCGAGGGTCCGCCGCCCGGCTTCACCGACGGTGGCTCCGGGGCGGCCCGCGACCGCGTCGAGCCCGTAGACATCCAGCAGGAGATGCAGCGCAGCTACATCGACTACGCGATGAGCGTCATCGTCGGCCGCGCCCTGCCGGACGTGCGGGACGGCCTCAAGCCGGTGCACCGCCGCGTGCTGTACGCCATGTACGACAGCGGCTTCCGCCCGGACCGCAGCTACGTCAAGTGCGCCCGCGTCGTCGGCGAGGTGATGGGCAACTACCACCCGCACGGCGACACCTCGATCTACGACACCCTGGTCCGCCTGGCCCAGCCGTGGTCCATGCGGTACCCGCTCATCGACGGCCAGGGCAACTTCGGCTCCCCGGGCAACGACCCGGCCGCCGCCATGCGCTACACCGAGAGCCGGCTCACCCCGCTCGCGATGGAGATGCTCCGCGAGATCACCGAGGAGACCGTCGACTTCTCCCCGAACTACGACGGCAAGACCTCTGAGCCGAACGTCCTGCCCAGCCGCTTCCCGAACCTGCTCGTCAACGGCTCCGGCGGCATCGCCGTGGGCATGGCGACCAACATGCCCCCGCACAACCTCCGCGAGGTGGGCGCAGCGGTGGTGTGGGCGCTGGACAACCACGAGGCCGACGACGAGGCCACCCTGGCCGCCTGCATGGAGCGGGTCACCGGGCCGGACTTCCCGACGAGCGCCCTCATCGTGGGCTCCGAGGGCATCCGCGACGCGTACACCACCGGTCGGGGCTCGGTGCGCATGCGCGGGGTGGTCGAGGTGGAGGAGGACGCCCGCGGGCGCACGACGCTGGTGTGCACCGAGCTGCCGTACCAGGTGAACCCCGACAACCTCGTCACGAGCATCGCCGAGCAGCTGCGCGACGGCAAGATCGCCGGCATCTCCGACATCCACGACGAGTCCTCCGACCGCGGCGGCATGCGGATCGTGCTCACGCTCAAGCGCGACGCGGTGGCCAAGGTGGTGCTGGCCAACCTCTACAAGCACACCCAGCTGCAGACCAGCTTCGGGGTGAACAACCTGTCCATCGTCGACGGGGTGCCGCGGACCCTGCGGCTGGACAAGATGATCCGGCTGTACATCACCCACCAGCTCGACGTCATCGTCCGGCGCACCCGCTACCGGCTGCGCAAGGCCGAGGAGCGGGCCCACATCCTGCGCGGGCTGGTCAAGGCGCTCGACGCGCTCGACGAGGTCATCGCCCTCATCCGGGCCTCCGCCTCGGCCGAGGTTGCCCGCACCGGTCTGATGGAGCTGCTCGAGGTCGACGAGCTGCAGGCCCAGGCCATCCTGGACATGCAGCTGCGCCGGCTGGCGGCGCTGGAGCGCCAGCGGATCATCGACGAGCTGGCCGAGATCGAGGTCGAGATCGCAGACCTCGAGGACATCCTGGCCAAGCCCGAGCGCCAGCGGGCCATCGTCCGCGACGAGCTCACCGAGATCGTGGACAAGTTCGGCGACGAGCGCCGCAGCCGGATCATTCCCGCCGACGGCGACGTGTCCATGGAGGACCTCATCGCCCGCGAGGACGTGGTGGTCACCATCACCGAGACCGGCTACGCCAAGCGCACCCGCACCGACCTGTACCGGTCGCAGAAGCGCGGCGGCAAGGGTGTGCAGGGTGCCGGGCTGAAGCAGGACGACATCGTCAGCCGCTTCTTCGTCTGCTCCACCCACGACTGGATCCTGTTCTTCACCACCAAGGGACGGGTGTACCGCGCCAAGGCCTACGAGCTGCCGGAGGCCAACCGCACCGCCCGCGGCCAGCACGTGGCGAACCTGCTCGCCTTCCAGCCCGACGAGCGCATCGCCCAGGTCATCCAGATCAAGAACTACGAGGTGATGCCCTACCTGGTGCTGGCGACCAAGGGCGGCCTGGTCAAGAAGTCACGGCTGACGGACTTCGACTCCCCGCGCCAGGGCGGTGTCATCGCGATCAACCTCCGCGAGGAGGACGAGCTGATCGGCGCGGTGCTCTGCTCGGCCGACGACGACCTGCTGCTGGTCTCCGCCGGTGGCCAGTCGATCCGGTTCTCGGCCACCGACGAGGTGCTGCGCCCGATGGGACGGGCCACCTCGGGCGTGCTCGGCATGCGCTTCAACGGCGAGGACGCACTGCTCAGCCTGAACGTCGTCAAGGACGGCATGTTCCTGCTGGTCGCGACGGCCGGCGGCTTCGCCAAGCGCACCGCCATGGAGGACTACCCGGTGCAGGGCCGTGGGGGCAAGGGCGTGCTCACCATCCAGTACGACCGGCGCCGTGGCACGCTGGTCGGAGCGCTGATCGCCGACATCGACGACGAGCTGTACGCCATCACGTCCGGTGGTGGGGTCATCCGCACCACCGCCAAGTCGGTGCGCAAGGCGGGTCGGCAGACGAAGGGGGTGCGCCTGATGAACCTCGGAGAGGGCGACACCCTCATCGCCATCGCCCGCAACGCCGACGAGTCCGGTGAGCCCGGCGACCCCGCGACCGAGCTGGACCCGGGCGCACCGACCGATGTCGAGCCCACCCCTGAGGAGCAGTCATGA
- a CDS encoding DciA family protein, giving the protein MDGGDGRRSPDDAEAPRGVDLARRALEQARAAAKERGVAVGRGGASPRRGAPRTPRSSRRRWSGPGADDRDPQTFASLAAGLVRSRGWSEEIAAGAVLGRWNSLVGADIADHAQPESLVGGELVVRAESTAWASQLRTLQRQILAKIAAGVGHGVVTKLTVRGPAAPSWKHGERTVRGRGPRDTYG; this is encoded by the coding sequence GTGGATGGTGGGGACGGGCGCCGGAGCCCGGACGACGCCGAGGCCCCCCGCGGGGTGGACCTGGCGCGGCGGGCCCTGGAGCAGGCGCGGGCCGCGGCGAAGGAGCGGGGCGTGGCGGTCGGTCGCGGTGGCGCGTCCCCGCGGCGGGGTGCCCCGCGCACCCCGCGCAGCAGCCGGCGGCGGTGGTCCGGCCCCGGCGCCGACGACCGGGACCCGCAGACCTTTGCGAGCCTGGCCGCCGGTCTCGTGCGCAGCCGGGGCTGGTCGGAGGAGATCGCGGCCGGGGCCGTGCTGGGCCGGTGGAACAGCCTGGTGGGTGCGGACATCGCCGACCACGCCCAGCCCGAGTCGCTGGTGGGCGGCGAGCTGGTGGTGCGGGCGGAGTCCACGGCCTGGGCGAGCCAGCTGCGCACCCTGCAGCGCCAGATCCTCGCCAAGATCGCGGCCGGGGTGGGCCACGGCGTCGTCACGAAGCTGACCGTGCGCGGCCCCGCGGCGCCCAGCTGGAAGCACGGCGAGCGCACGGTGCGCGGTCGTGGGCCCCGCGACACCTACGGCTAG
- a CDS encoding peptidylprolyl isomerase, which yields MTSPASDTSAPATATATLHTNRGDIRIALFGDHAPKTVANFVGLADGTKEYSDTNASGGTSGPFYDGSVFHRVIDGFMVQGGDPTGTGRGGPGYRFADEFHPELQFDRVYLLAMANAGPGTNGSQFFITTAKTPHLNRKHTIFGEVADAESKAVVDAIGTTSVDRSDRPVEPVVIERISVEQA from the coding sequence GTGACTTCACCCGCGAGCGACACCTCAGCCCCGGCCACCGCGACCGCCACGCTGCACACCAACCGTGGCGACATCCGCATCGCGCTGTTCGGCGACCACGCGCCCAAGACGGTCGCGAACTTCGTCGGCCTGGCCGACGGCACCAAGGAGTACTCGGACACCAACGCCTCCGGCGGCACGTCGGGCCCGTTCTACGACGGTTCCGTCTTCCACCGCGTCATCGACGGATTCATGGTCCAGGGCGGCGACCCCACGGGCACCGGCCGTGGCGGCCCCGGCTACCGCTTCGCCGACGAGTTCCACCCCGAGCTGCAGTTCGACCGGGTGTACCTGCTGGCCATGGCCAACGCCGGGCCCGGCACCAACGGGTCGCAGTTCTTCATCACCACCGCCAAGACCCCGCACCTCAACCGCAAGCACACGATCTTCGGCGAGGTGGCCGACGCGGAGTCGAAGGCCGTCGTGGACGCCATCGGCACCACCTCGGTGGACCGCTCCGACCGTCCGGTCGAGCCCGTGGTCATCGAGCGGATCTCCGTCGAGCAGGCCTGA
- the crgA gene encoding cell division protein CrgA, translating into MPKSKVRKKPAYAGAGNLRTPQKVQAGPSNPVYVAVMLGLMLLGLAWLVVNYLAGDKIPFMVTLGAWNFLIGFSLMVVGLLMTMRWR; encoded by the coding sequence ATGCCCAAGTCGAAGGTCCGCAAGAAGCCCGCGTACGCCGGAGCGGGCAACCTCCGCACGCCGCAGAAGGTCCAGGCCGGGCCGTCCAACCCCGTCTACGTCGCCGTCATGCTCGGGCTGATGCTGCTCGGGCTCGCGTGGCTCGTCGTCAACTACCTGGCCGGGGACAAGATCCCCTTCATGGTGACGCTCGGCGCGTGGAACTTCCTCATCGGCTTCAGCCTGATGGTCGTCGGGCTGCTGATGACCATGCGGTGGCGCTGA
- a CDS encoding DUF3566 domain-containing protein, with translation MTTPSEPGRRDDSSAGSPPPWQRGSAAGSQGKGGAQVPAGSAGTDSTRTDSTRTDSTRTDSTRTDSTRSGSSRPERGDGPLRTTAVVDAPTSQIRRADVPTDMPDLSAARRTSTDGPRSPRTDARPSTPTPRTSGRGPRRAALQVKHIDPWSALKISLVLSVALFLVWMIAVGVLYLVLDGMGVWSSINKTFTDFVTVSDPAGGGGALIGPGRVFGVAAVIGLVNVVLFTALATLSSFVYNLSADLAGGVEVTLTERD, from the coding sequence ATGACCACTCCGTCCGAGCCCGGCCGCCGCGACGACAGCTCGGCCGGCAGTCCGCCCCCGTGGCAGCGGGGCAGTGCCGCCGGCAGCCAGGGCAAGGGTGGCGCCCAGGTGCCCGCGGGCTCGGCCGGCACCGACAGCACCCGGACCGACAGCACCCGGACCGACAGCACCCGGACCGACAGCACCCGGACCGACAGCACCCGGTCGGGCAGCAGCCGGCCGGAGCGGGGCGACGGGCCGCTCCGGACCACCGCCGTCGTCGACGCCCCCACCAGCCAGATCCGCCGCGCAGACGTGCCGACGGACATGCCGGACCTGTCCGCCGCGCGCCGGACCAGCACGGACGGCCCACGGAGCCCGCGGACCGACGCCCGTCCCAGCACCCCGACCCCCCGGACGTCGGGGCGTGGCCCGCGCAGGGCGGCGCTGCAGGTCAAGCACATCGACCCGTGGTCGGCGCTGAAGATCTCGCTGGTGCTCTCGGTGGCACTGTTCCTGGTGTGGATGATCGCAGTGGGCGTGCTCTACCTCGTCCTCGACGGCATGGGCGTGTGGAGCAGCATCAACAAGACGTTCACCGACTTCGTGACGGTGAGCGACCCCGCTGGCGGCGGGGGCGCCCTCATCGGACCGGGTCGGGTCTTCGGCGTGGCCGCGGTGATCGGGCTCGTCAACGTCGTGCTGTTCACCGCGCTGGCGACCCTCAGCTCGTTCGTCTACAACCTCTCGGCCGACCTCGCCGGTGGCGTCGAGGTCACCCTGACCGAGCGCGACTGA
- a CDS encoding class E sortase, whose product MSTALDDAPPPGPRPSRHRGDRVRTGVRGLGELLITVGLVLLLFVVYELYWTDLVSAGKQSDVTTALDQEWANGDNPTIATPVVGQERTGQSTVALGAGFAKLYVPSFGSDYQFTVVEGTTQEALAVGPGHYAGTAFPGQPGNFAVAGHRVGQGAPFNDLDLLQSCDSIITETADTWYVYRVLPMSEEVDGWGAGKGATDASCTGTADNDAAVAPLGGAYTGVVGRQIVDPSQGDVISPVPGDAAAAPTGADAVSLLTLTTCHPRYSARQRMIIHAVMVKQYPKSASAPGAVPPEMAKG is encoded by the coding sequence GTGAGCACCGCCCTCGACGACGCCCCACCCCCCGGCCCCCGGCCGTCCCGCCACCGCGGGGACCGGGTGCGCACCGGCGTCCGCGGCCTCGGCGAGCTGCTCATCACCGTGGGTCTGGTGCTGCTGCTGTTCGTCGTCTACGAGCTGTACTGGACCGATCTCGTCTCTGCCGGCAAGCAGAGCGACGTCACCACAGCTCTGGACCAGGAGTGGGCGAACGGCGACAACCCCACCATCGCGACCCCGGTGGTCGGCCAGGAACGCACCGGCCAGTCCACCGTCGCCCTCGGAGCCGGCTTCGCGAAGCTCTACGTGCCGTCCTTCGGCTCGGACTACCAGTTCACCGTGGTGGAGGGCACCACCCAGGAAGCCCTGGCCGTCGGCCCCGGGCACTACGCGGGCACCGCGTTCCCCGGCCAGCCGGGCAACTTCGCCGTGGCCGGGCACCGGGTGGGCCAGGGGGCCCCGTTCAACGATCTCGACCTGCTGCAGTCCTGCGACTCGATCATCACCGAGACCGCGGACACCTGGTACGTCTACCGGGTGCTGCCGATGTCGGAGGAGGTGGACGGGTGGGGCGCGGGCAAGGGCGCCACCGACGCGAGCTGCACCGGCACGGCCGACAACGATGCCGCCGTGGCCCCCCTCGGCGGCGCGTACACCGGCGTCGTCGGCCGCCAGATCGTGGATCCCTCGCAGGGCGACGTCATCTCCCCGGTTCCCGGCGACGCGGCCGCCGCCCCCACCGGGGCGGACGCGGTGTCGCTGCTGACGCTCACCACCTGCCACCCCCGGTACTCCGCCCGGCAGCGGATGATCATCCACGCCGTGATGGTGAAGCAGTACCCCAAGAGCGCGTCGGCACCCGGTGCGGTGCCGCCCGAGATGGCGAAGGGCTGA
- a CDS encoding DLW-39 family protein: MKILLVLVAAAGAAFSISRRRGGRDEADLWHEATAPAAPSRSAAPPS; this comes from the coding sequence ATGAAGATCCTCCTCGTCCTCGTCGCCGCAGCGGGTGCAGCGTTCAGCATCTCCCGGCGCCGGGGCGGCCGGGACGAGGCCGACCTCTGGCACGAGGCCACCGCCCCCGCCGCTCCCTCGCGCTCGGCGGCACCACCCTCCTGA
- a CDS encoding DUF881 domain-containing protein → MAVPVVLLLAGLLLSATRETAQGGELRAGSSTRLSDLVRTAQGEVDAVQARRTQLVADVDAAQRGSGSSDAQVAATLARADALDEAAGLTALTGPGISVTLTDAARDADGRYPAGAAPDDLVVHQQDLQSVLNALWAGGADAVVVQDQRVVTTSAPRCIGNTLLLDGRTYSPPYVVAAIGDPGRLRDALDAERGVAIYKQYVARFGLGYVVDAADDITAPAYTGSIRLSQAQEVPR, encoded by the coding sequence GTGGCCGTCCCCGTGGTGCTCCTGCTCGCGGGGCTGCTGCTGTCCGCGACGCGCGAGACCGCGCAGGGCGGTGAGCTGCGGGCCGGCAGCAGCACCCGGCTCTCGGACCTGGTGCGCACGGCGCAGGGCGAGGTGGACGCCGTGCAGGCCCGGCGCACCCAGCTCGTCGCGGACGTGGACGCGGCTCAGCGGGGGTCCGGCTCGTCCGACGCGCAGGTGGCCGCCACCCTGGCCCGGGCGGACGCGCTCGACGAGGCCGCGGGGCTCACGGCGCTCACCGGTCCTGGGATCAGCGTCACGCTCACCGACGCGGCGCGCGACGCGGACGGCCGCTACCCGGCCGGCGCTGCCCCCGACGACCTCGTGGTGCACCAGCAGGACCTGCAGAGCGTGCTCAACGCGCTCTGGGCGGGCGGCGCGGACGCCGTGGTGGTCCAGGACCAGCGCGTGGTGACCACCTCGGCCCCCCGGTGCATCGGCAACACCCTGCTGCTCGACGGGCGCACCTACAGCCCGCCCTACGTCGTTGCAGCCATAGGTGACCCCGGGCGGCTGCGCGACGCGCTCGACGCGGAGCGCGGGGTGGCCATCTACAAGCAGTACGTGGCACGGTTCGGCCTCGGGTACGTGGTCGACGCTGCCGATGACATCACCGCCCCCGCCTACACGGGGTCGATCAGGTTGAGCCAGGCCCAGGAGGTCCCCCGGTGA
- a CDS encoding DUF2020 domain-containing protein, giving the protein MRTAPAAALAATAVLLAGCSGGGQPAAAVTTSPVTTTAPRPSTEPSTAAPAPAPAAALPAVPTAQTAGNCPYLSADDVSAFNGEKVYGVKLDPTQDPPACFFARGDGSPQLSVWVYAAPSAELATAAVDRAAPVATTNPADQPAGWTGGSSGGPGGAVYAVAKGAVAVVVTSNQEQSVKARRVTEQVISALGL; this is encoded by the coding sequence ATGCGCACCGCCCCCGCTGCCGCACTGGCCGCGACCGCCGTCCTGCTCGCGGGGTGCAGCGGCGGCGGGCAGCCCGCCGCAGCGGTCACGACCTCCCCGGTCACCACGACGGCGCCCAGGCCGTCCACGGAACCGTCCACCGCGGCACCGGCCCCCGCCCCCGCGGCTGCGCTGCCGGCGGTGCCGACCGCGCAGACGGCGGGCAACTGTCCCTACCTCTCCGCGGACGACGTCTCGGCGTTCAACGGCGAGAAGGTCTACGGGGTCAAGCTCGACCCCACGCAGGACCCCCCCGCCTGCTTCTTCGCCCGCGGGGACGGCAGCCCGCAGCTCAGCGTGTGGGTCTACGCCGCCCCCAGCGCCGAGCTCGCCACCGCCGCCGTGGACCGGGCGGCGCCGGTGGCCACCACCAATCCCGCCGACCAGCCGGCCGGGTGGACCGGGGGCAGCAGCGGTGGTCCCGGCGGCGCCGTCTACGCCGTGGCGAAGGGTGCGGTGGCCGTGGTGGTCACCAGCAACCAGGAGCAGTCGGTCAAGGCCCGGCGCGTCACCGAGCAGGTGATCAGCGCCCTGGGTCTGTGA
- the gyrB gene encoding DNA topoisomerase (ATP-hydrolyzing) subunit B — translation MADKKPSYGASSITVLEGLDAVRKRPGMYIGSTGERGLHHLVQEVVDNSVDEAMAGYATRVEVTLLADGGLQVVDDGRGIPTEMHPVEKKPTVEVVLTVLHAGGKFDSDSYAVSGGLHGVGISVVNALSRRLEVDILRDGKNFTQTYLYAKPGPLVEVGPSERTGTTVRFWPDDSIFETTVFSFETISTRLREMAFLNKGLTITLLDERVSDADAVEDADGNSARVKSRSYHYPGGLEDYVRWLNKSKNPLHTSVVGFTASGTGQEVEVAMQWNNGYTASVHTFANTINTIEGGTHEEGFRSALTGVVNKYAREKKLLKEKDDSLTGEDIREGLVAIVSVRVGEPQFEGQTKTKLGNTEVRSFVIKTCNEWLSDWFERNPADARTIVSKAISSSQARVAARKARELVRRKSATDIGGLPGKLSDCRSNDPSLSEIYVVEGDSAGGSAKSGRDSMFQAILPLRGKIINVEKARIDRVLKNTEVQAIITALGTGIHDEFDLAKLRYHKIILMADADVDGQHISTLLMTLLFRFMRPLVEHGHVYLAAPPLYKIKWSKGEPDFVYSDHERDVLLKAGLESNRKINKDDGVQRYKGLGEMNAKELWETTMDPEHRILRQVTLDDAATADELFSVLMGEDVEARRSFITRNAKDVRFLDV, via the coding sequence GTGGCTGACAAGAAGCCGTCCTACGGCGCGTCCTCGATCACCGTCCTCGAGGGCCTCGACGCCGTCCGCAAGCGTCCCGGCATGTACATCGGCTCCACCGGTGAGCGGGGGCTGCACCACCTCGTCCAGGAGGTGGTGGACAACTCGGTCGACGAGGCGATGGCCGGCTACGCCACCCGCGTCGAGGTGACCCTGCTGGCCGACGGCGGTCTGCAGGTCGTCGACGACGGCCGCGGGATCCCCACCGAGATGCACCCGGTCGAGAAGAAGCCCACCGTCGAGGTCGTGCTCACCGTGCTCCACGCCGGCGGCAAGTTCGACTCCGACTCCTACGCCGTCTCCGGCGGGCTGCACGGCGTGGGCATCAGCGTCGTCAACGCGCTGTCCCGCCGGCTCGAGGTCGACATCCTCCGCGACGGCAAGAACTTCACCCAGACGTACCTCTACGCCAAGCCCGGCCCCCTGGTCGAGGTCGGGCCGTCCGAGCGCACGGGGACCACGGTGCGGTTCTGGCCGGACGACTCCATCTTCGAGACCACCGTCTTCAGCTTCGAGACCATCTCCACCCGGCTGCGCGAGATGGCGTTCCTGAACAAGGGCCTGACCATCACCCTGCTCGACGAGCGGGTCAGCGACGCGGACGCCGTGGAGGACGCCGACGGCAACAGTGCCCGGGTGAAGTCCCGCAGCTACCACTACCCCGGTGGGCTCGAGGACTACGTCCGGTGGCTCAACAAGTCCAAGAACCCCCTGCACACCTCGGTCGTCGGCTTCACCGCCAGCGGGACGGGGCAGGAGGTGGAGGTGGCCATGCAGTGGAACAACGGCTACACCGCCTCGGTGCACACCTTCGCCAACACCATAAACACGATCGAGGGCGGCACCCACGAGGAGGGCTTCCGCTCCGCGCTCACCGGCGTGGTCAACAAGTACGCCCGGGAGAAGAAGCTGCTCAAGGAGAAGGATGACTCGCTCACCGGCGAGGACATCCGCGAGGGCCTCGTCGCCATCGTCAGCGTGCGGGTGGGCGAGCCGCAGTTCGAGGGCCAGACCAAGACCAAGCTCGGCAACACCGAGGTGCGCAGCTTCGTCATCAAGACCTGCAACGAGTGGCTCTCCGACTGGTTCGAGCGCAACCCCGCCGACGCCAGGACCATCGTCAGCAAGGCGATCTCCTCGTCCCAGGCCCGGGTGGCCGCGCGCAAGGCTCGCGAGCTGGTGCGCCGCAAGAGCGCCACCGACATCGGCGGCCTGCCGGGCAAGCTCAGCGACTGCCGCTCCAACGACCCGAGCCTGTCGGAGATCTACGTCGTGGAGGGCGACTCCGCCGGCGGCTCGGCGAAGTCCGGCCGCGACTCGATGTTCCAGGCGATCCTGCCGCTGCGCGGGAAGATCATCAACGTCGAGAAGGCCCGCATCGACCGGGTGCTGAAGAACACCGAGGTCCAGGCGATCATCACCGCCCTGGGCACCGGGATCCACGACGAGTTCGACCTGGCCAAGCTGCGCTACCACAAGATCATCCTGATGGCGGACGCCGACGTGGACGGCCAGCACATCTCCACGCTGCTCATGACGCTGCTGTTCCGCTTCATGCGCCCGCTCGTGGAGCACGGTCACGTCTACCTCGCCGCGCCGCCGCTGTACAAGATCAAGTGGAGCAAGGGCGAGCCGGACTTCGTGTACTCCGACCACGAGCGCGACGTGCTGCTCAAGGCCGGCCTCGAGTCCAACCGCAAGATCAACAAGGACGACGGCGTCCAGCGGTACAAGGGCCTCGGCGAGATGAACGCCAAGGAGCTGTGGGAGACCACGATGGACCCGGAGCACCGCATCCTGCGCCAGGTCACCCTCGACGACGCCGCCACCGCCGACGAGCTGTTCAGCGTCCTGATGGGTGAGGACGTCGAGGCCCGCCGCAGCTTCATCACCCGCAACGCCAAGGACGTCCGGTTCCTCGACGTGTAG
- a CDS encoding PH domain-containing protein, producing MDEPGPAVASWSTKPAAVAAAGGGAVAFLALALLSGDAAGRLLLGLAVLGLAVATVLGARLRPRLSVDVHGLTVRGVTGTLRLTWSEVEQVEVVRTRRLGREVPVLEISPRDTEQRVGALVVLTRLDLGAEPQDVHDRLLAVRMGQL from the coding sequence GTGGATGAGCCCGGGCCCGCAGTCGCGAGCTGGTCCACGAAGCCTGCGGCGGTCGCGGCCGCCGGCGGCGGTGCGGTGGCGTTCCTCGCGCTCGCCCTGCTCTCCGGGGACGCCGCCGGGAGGTTGCTGCTCGGTCTCGCCGTGCTGGGGCTCGCGGTGGCGACCGTCCTCGGGGCACGGCTGCGTCCGCGGCTGTCCGTCGACGTCCACGGGTTGACCGTGCGAGGGGTCACCGGCACCCTGCGGCTGACCTGGTCCGAGGTGGAGCAGGTGGAGGTGGTGCGCACGCGGCGGCTCGGTCGGGAGGTTCCCGTGCTGGAGATCAGCCCGCGCGACACCGAGCAGCGGGTCGGCGCGCTCGTGGTGCTCACCCGCCTCGATCTCGGCGCGGAGCCGCAGGACGTCCACGACAGGCTGCTCGCCGTCCGGATGGGACAGCTCTAG
- a CDS encoding rhomboid family intramembrane serine protease, producing MSTPGWGPPPGPHDQGWAPPRPGSPPPHGPPAGGFSSGPTTCFRHPERSTGLRCARCGRPACPECLREAAVGFQCVVCVSEGQKEVRSAATVAGARVQQSTPVVTYALLGVSVALYLLTAVLARSVMTNSDSDFFGLFSLWPVGVAEGGYGRLVVSAFLHYGLLHLALNMYALYVLGRELEMVLGRWRYGALYAVSLLGGSTSVMLFENPVSATVGASGAVFGLMGGLAVVLLKLRRSLVPVFTVIGINVVISVTVPGISLFGHLGGLVAGAVAGGVLLYAPAGAGRTRIQVAGLVALAVVLLVAVVLRVVQLRTEYGL from the coding sequence ATGAGCACCCCCGGTTGGGGCCCACCCCCCGGTCCGCACGACCAGGGCTGGGCGCCGCCCCGGCCGGGGTCGCCGCCGCCCCACGGCCCCCCGGCCGGGGGGTTCTCCTCCGGGCCGACCACCTGCTTCCGGCACCCGGAGCGGTCCACCGGGCTGCGCTGCGCCCGCTGCGGGCGCCCGGCCTGTCCTGAGTGCCTGCGCGAGGCCGCGGTCGGCTTCCAGTGCGTGGTGTGCGTCTCCGAGGGGCAGAAGGAGGTGCGCTCGGCCGCCACGGTGGCCGGTGCCCGGGTGCAGCAGTCCACCCCGGTGGTCACCTACGCCCTGCTGGGCGTCAGCGTCGCCCTGTACCTGCTCACCGCCGTCCTCGCGCGCAGCGTGATGACCAACAGCGACTCCGACTTCTTCGGCCTGTTCTCGCTGTGGCCGGTGGGGGTGGCCGAGGGCGGCTACGGACGGCTCGTCGTCAGCGCGTTCCTGCACTACGGACTGCTCCACCTGGCCCTGAACATGTACGCCCTGTACGTGCTGGGCCGCGAGCTGGAGATGGTCCTGGGCCGCTGGCGGTACGGGGCGCTCTACGCCGTCTCGCTGCTCGGCGGATCCACCAGCGTGATGCTGTTCGAGAACCCCGTGAGCGCGACGGTGGGTGCCTCGGGTGCGGTCTTCGGGCTGATGGGTGGCCTGGCGGTGGTGCTGCTGAAGCTGCGTCGGAGCCTGGTCCCGGTGTTCACGGTCATCGGGATCAACGTCGTCATCAGCGTCACCGTCCCCGGGATCTCGCTGTTCGGCCACCTCGGCGGTCTCGTGGCCGGGGCCGTGGCGGGTGGGGTGCTGCTGTACGCCCCCGCCGGGGCCGGGCGGACGCGGATCCAGGTGGCCGGGCTCGTCGCCCTCGCCGTGGTGCTGCTGGTGGCCGTGGTGCTGCGCGTGGTGCAGCTGCGGACCGAGTACGGCCTGTAG